The Arthrobacter sp. PM3 genome contains the following window.
GCCGTGTTGCCCATGTTGAGGGCCGCAGGGTCCACGAGCCGCTCGGACATGAAACGCGGGTTGGGGTCCGCGCCGGCGCCCATCGGGTGGTTGCCCATGTGTTCCACGCCGCCGGCGATCACGACGTCGTACGCGCCGAAGCCGATGCCGCTCGCCGTCGTGGTCACGGCGGTCATGGCGCCGGCGCACATGCGGTCGATCGCGAATCCGGGCACGGTCCGCGGCAGTCCGGCCAGCAGGGCGGCGGTGCGGCCAATGGTCAGGCCCTGGTCGCCGGTCTGGGTGGTGGCGGCGATCGCGACTTCGTCGATCCGCTCGGCCGGAAGCGAGGGGTTGCGGCGCATCAGTTCCCGGATGCATTTGACCACCAGGTCATCGGCGCGGGTGCCGGCGTAGATGCCCTTCTCGCCCGCGCGGCCGAAGGGGGTGCGGACGCCGTCGACGAAGACGACCTCGCGAATGGCGCGGGGACCCGCGGTGCGGGAACTCGCGGTACGCGGACTGGCGGTGCTGGGTTGGCTCACGTGCTGCTCCTCGTTGAGACGTGGGTGCCGGATCCGTGCCTGCGGCCAAAAAGGCAGTGGCAGGGTTTGCCACCGGCAGCACGGATCCGGGCGACATCACGCACTATGTTACTCGCCAGTAACTTAGCTGGCAAGGAGGAGGCAAACGGGCCCGGCGGGCAGGTTAGCCCGCGGTACCCGAGGGCACCGCCGCGGCGGCTTTGGGCTCCTTCGCGGGCAGCGGCTCGGGGTGCAGGAAGGCTTCGGTGATGAGCGGCGCCGTGATTTCGATCTGCCACTGGCGCGCCCCCAGGTTCGCCAGCTCCTCGGCCACGCCTTCCTCGCTGAGCTCGGCCGGCGGACGCCACGCCACCCGGCGCAGGTAGTCCGGGGTGAGCAGGTTTTCCACGGGCAGGTTCAGTTCCTCTGCCCTGGCCTGGAGCTTGGGCCGGGCTGTGGCGAGCCGGGCGGCCGCCTCCGGGTCCCGGTCGGCCCAGACGCGCGGCGGCGGGGGAGCGTTGGTGGGCAGGTGCAGGGGTGGGAGGTCCTCCAGGGCACGGGCCGTGCTGATGCAGCGCAGCCAGCGGGGCGCTTCGCGCTGGGCGGCCCGGCCGTGGAAGCCCTTGGTTCCGAGGAGCTGGGGAACCGTGGTGGGCATGGCCTTGGCGGCGGCGACCAGGGCGGAGTCCGGGATGAGCCGGCCGGGGGCCACGTCGCGCTTCTGGGCCAGCGAGTCGCGCTCCAGCCACAGTTCACGGACCGCGGCCAGCTGGCGGCGGTCCCGGATCTGGTGCAGTCCGGAGGTCTTGCGCCACGGGTCGACGCGCGGCGGGGCCTGCCCGGCCTCCAGGATGGCGGCGAATTCCTGCTCGGCGTACTCCAGCTTGCCGTCGGCGACGAGGAGTTCGATCAGTT
Protein-coding sequences here:
- a CDS encoding HRDC domain-containing protein; the encoded protein is MTPQIPETGTAGAAHSTTEAADTPAHITVEGFDSVVPEVIDLDAPRDGVPLVIETQSGLERCAAALAAGHGPAGVDAERASGFRYGQRAFLVQIRREGSGTWLIDPEPFGDLSIINDALRGVEWILHAASQDLPCLSELGMWPDRLFDTELAARLAGLPRVGLAAVIEQLLGFGLAKEHSAADWSTRPLPEPWLRYAALDVEVLTELREELIELLVADGKLEYAEQEFAAILEAGQAPPRVDPWRKTSGLHQIRDRRQLAAVRELWLERDSLAQKRDVAPGRLIPDSALVAAAKAMPTTVPQLLGTKGFHGRAAQREAPRWLRCISTARALEDLPPLHLPTNAPPPPRVWADRDPEAAARLATARPKLQARAEELNLPVENLLTPDYLRRVAWRPPAELSEEGVAEELANLGARQWQIEITAPLITEAFLHPEPLPAKEPKAAAAVPSGTAG